DNA from Phocoena phocoena chromosome 1, mPhoPho1.1, whole genome shotgun sequence:
CTGTGGCCTTCCACAAGACAATGCAGAGTATACCATGTCAGCCCATGCACCAAATCAGACCTGTGGCTTACATTGGTTCCATATACCATTGGCCTAATTTTCAATGTTGGctacatatatttattgtttacATGTGCCATTTTGATTGCCTACATCACCTTGACTTTCTACTGTGTCCCTGTACCATGTCACTTAGAGTTACCATGTTTCATGTTGGTTACATGTATTCTATTGGTTCCAGTGCCACTGTGGTAGATTATAATATCACCCCCATTATTTGCTGCTCTCACTGTAGAGGAAATATACATCCATACCCATTGCCACGTGATCTGCATTACTTTTCTGTGGAAAGGAAATACTTCCTGCCCTTTTACCAGCAGGCTTAAACATAGGGCTTGGTTTGGTCAATAGGACGTGAGGAAAGAGTTGTGTGTTACTTCTGAGCAGAAGCTTTAAGAGTCATCATGTATTTCAACCATTGTTGCTTTCCCTCTCTCATAAGACTTTCATGTGCCAGATACAGCTTACAACTGACATAGAACATAAGAAATATATGAACTTTTACTgttgtaagccactgagattATGGAGTTGTTTCTCAACCAAAATGTAGCAAGTTGATCAAGACAACCATGTTTGGTTTCATGTACCACATTTGTTCCATTGACCAAGTTCTATGTTGGTTCAAATGCATATTTGTTTCATATGTTATATATGCTGTCCCTCAACATTGGACAATCTACCACAGGCCCCTCCACCCCAGACCCctcctgtcttccagttcacCAGGCTAATCTACTGCTCTGCATCACTTTGAGAAAAGCCCTCTTAATGTCCTTGTTCCTCAAAATGTAGACCACAGGGTTAAGCAGGACAGTGAAGACATTATAAAAGAGTGAGATCTGCTTGTCTTGCTCAGGGGAATATCTTGAATTGGGCCTTATATAGATGTAGGTGGCTGGAGCATAGAAGAATGTGACCACAGTCAGGTGGGAAGCACAGATAGAGAAAGCCTTGCAGCGGGGCTGCATGGACTTGATCTTGAGAATGGCCTGGGCAATACGGATGTAGGAAGCCACAATGAGGGAGAGTGGGGCAACAATCATGAAGACACTGATGACCAGGTCCACCATTGCAATGAGGTTGGTATCCATGCAAGCCAAGCTTCGTACTTAGGGACCCTCACAGAAGTAGTGGTTGACCATGTTGGGCCCACAGTATGGCAGCCTCATAGTGAAAAATGTATGGATCACAGAGAAGAAGAAACCACAGGCCCAGGTCCCAGCTGACAGCCATGTGCACAGACCCCAGCTAAGGATGACAGCATAACGCGGTGGGTAGCAGATGGCCACATATCGGTCATAAGCCATGACTACAAAGAAAATGGACTCGGTCAGGCCCAGAGCACCAAACATATACATTTgtagccaacagccagcaaaggAGATGGTCTGAGATTGAGCAAGAAGATGCGTCAACATCTGGGGCATGGTGGTGGTGACAGAGCCCATATCCAGCAGGGAGAGGATACAGAGGAAGAAGTACATGGGAGTGTGGAGATGCATGTCCAGGCATATCAGGGTGACGATGAGCCCATTGCCAAGGACTGAGCTCAGATAAAGGAGAAGGAAGGCAATGAAGAGGATCCTGTTGGTTGTGGGGTCACTGGAGAAGCCAAGCAGGATAAATTCAGAAACCCAGCTTTGGTTCTGCCCTGGAGGCATCCGCATGGTGGGCCTATAAGAGAATCACATTCATTTCAATGTCATCTAAAATATGATAGCCTAGTAAGAACTGGAGGCAGACAGGCGGGGATTTTAATTCTGGACCCACTACTCACCTACTGCCTTGAACCAGTGActtaactctctgagcctcaatcttctcatctgtaaaatgtgactAATACTACTCATCTCTCAGGGTTTTTATGAGAAGTTGGGGCAATGTATAAAAGTGTCTTATATGATGTCTTAAAACACTAAAGAGAAGTAGAATGCTCGTTTGCAATCTCCCCAGTCTTACTCCCCACCCCTCAGTGGAAAAACTGGTCACTCAAATGTCTAACAACAATTGATTTATACCACATCTGCTCAAGCCCCAAACTTGTGGAGGTGGCCTTCCCCTCTGCCTTAGAGATATTTGTCTGGATGTGCTCCAAGACTCTCCCCACCATGTAAACATTTCTCCTTTGGCAGCTGGCAGTGGGAGGCATTAACAATAGAGGTCGATAGAGGGACAATGTGATGAGGGCAGCAGGAAGGCACTTATGTTGGGGCTTCAATCTTCCTTCTTCTGTTACTCAGCGGGAGAGCCAGTGGGTTGGTGGGGACCAACCACAGTCACATACTCAGGCCACACACACTCTCCCCACCCAGTGGCTACTGCCATGGGAGCTCTGGCCTGTGGCTCCACCCCCACACCCAGTAGCACACTGTGTATTCCTGTGGCAGTCATACTCTCTTTGAAAAAGTCTGGGTTCAGTCTTTTTTGGGGTGGGGAAATTAGGGGTGTCAGGatcaggaggagggagggaagtatCTCTTAAATCCTTAGTCCCTTCAATGTGTACTCGTCATCAGCCATGAAGTagtagctgctttttttttttttttattgctaccTCTGGTTCTCTCTTATCCCTTTTAGCAGTTATCTACCTTTTACTAGTTAACAATTCTGCATActaaattttcccttttcataTTACTGGTGTGTTCTGTCTTCTTCCAGGATCCTAAATGATACAGATGCTAAATCTATGGGGAGTGAGTTTGATAAGGAACAGAATGTTACATAGTTATAAGCTATCTAttgttaaagtaattattaattacaaaaataaaaagtagtaacTATCAGTGGAGAAATTGGACAGCATCTTAACTGAGTGATTATAATTAATATCACCAATAAGGAGACACAATGTGTCTCCATATGTGAAATCCTAACAATATATGTATCACCTATATATTATTTCAGCCAAAAAGcaaaacctgaatctaatcatgggGAAACAGCATAGAAACCTAAGATgaagaacattttataaaataactagCTTCTAATCTTCAAAAACTAtctgtcatgaaagacaaagaaaggctaaTAATCTATAATAGATGCAAGGggactaaataaaatataacaactaATGCAAGATGTAATCCTGGAAGGGGGGAATGCTATGAACAACATTAATTTAACAATTGATAAAACTGAAATATGAATTAGATTACTTTAGATAAGTGTATCAGTatcaaatttcccaaatttgataaCTACTATATAAGAGAATATCTTTATTCTCTTACATCTTAAGAACTATTCTCTGAAGTATTAAAAGTAAAGGAACATGATGTTTGCATATTATTCTCAAATAGTTCTGGAAATTATAATGACAACAATGctaaaaagttaataaatctAAGTATGGGATATACAGGATTTTTTTGTAgtattctttctgcttttctgagggttttgaaattatttccgaaaagagcttttgaaaaaaattttaatgtgaaataaaaactttttcagaTAAATGAAAAGTGGGATTATTTAAAGAGAGTTCTTCAAGCAGAAAGAAAGtgacagaaacacaaaaatgcaaaaagaaatgaagagttcCTCAAGGAAAAGGTaattataaatgaataatgaatataAACCAATAAAATTTTGTGGGatttagtgggaagcagctgcatagcacaggaagatctgctcggtgctttgtgaccacctagaggggtaggatagggaggatgggaggaagggagatgcaagagggaagagatatggggacatatgtatctgtataactgattcactttgttataaagcagaaactaacacaccattgtaaagcaattatactccaataaagatgttaaaaaaactaaataaaataaaataaaataaaataaaacagatgaaagaCTAAAGATTATGGCAAGAATAGCACAAGAAATGGAAGAGGTATATAGAGATAGTGTTCTAAATATTTAGCATAATTGGAAAGGGGGTAAAACTAATCACTTGCTGTTAGACTGCGATAAGTCAAAGATTATgttaaaatatctaggaaaatcaataaaagaataaataatgtaTAGCCAATGAcctaaaataggagaaaatgaactaataaaaatgttcattaatacaaaataatgctcttttgagagaggaaaaaaccaaacataaaataggcaggtcaataaaaaataagtggaACTTAAGTATGTaggtaattactttaaatgcaaaaggactaaatattttcatcaaaagCATCTtttcaaactgaatttttttttaaatccacataTTATTCACAAGAAACATAGCTTGTTCATTctgcaatatataaatatatcaaatcaacCTGTTGTTCACCTAAAACTTAAACAATGTTACATCAGTTATATTTCAACAAAgctgggggagaaaagaaatacaCCTTAATGTAAGGTCATAGACACAGTAGGAAGAAAATATACCATGCAAATATTAACCAAAAGGAACATTGTAACTTCATGAAACATTTGTTGAAATTGACTCTATGCTGCATCATAAATGTAaactcaaaaaaacccaaagggtGATAATCATTCAGAGTATACTCTCTAAACCATGAAATTGGCTAGAAATCAATTTCAAATTACATATCATGGGTAAGTACCCTACTCCTTTGAAATTAgcatatacttctaaataatttatgggagaaagaaaaatcaaaatggaaattagtatatattaaaataaatgatgataaaaaATCATTGTCAGTGCTTAGGGGGAGCCGTATGCCCATAATtgcatatatttgaatatttttaaaaggctaaaaatTAATCAACTAAACTTTTATctcaagaagctagaaaaggaacgacaaatcaaacccaaaatgaagttgaaggaaggaaataataaagataagagcagaaaacaatgaaatcataaacaaactaacaacagagaaaaatcaacagaGCCAAAAGTTCATTCTTTGAAATAATATCTAAGTCCTTAGCAAggctgataaagaaaaataaataaaacacaaattaccaacatcagaaatgaaaggggaaCTTTACCATAGGTCCTACAGTGATttaaaagctaattttaaaaattataaacaactttataaCAATAAATTTGACCACTAGACAAAATgggcaaatgaaaacacaaattaacaaaactgacaaagaagaactaaaagaaGAGTCCACTGTCTTTcccaaaaaaaagaatctataattTTAAACTTTCCTAGAAAGAAAACTTTAGGCCCAGAcagttcactggtgaatttttttCCAACATTTAAGAGAGGAACAATACCAACCATAACAAACTCTTTCAAAACatagaaaaagagtgaaaatttCCCAACTCATTTAATGAGACCAGCATAAACTCAATACCAAAAAGTAACAAAGACATTGCAAGAAGGCAAACTCATAAACGAATCTCTCTCATGGGCAATGCTACAGAACTCCTTGACATTATATTAGCCAATTTAATTtagcaatatattaaaaaggaTAACACATCACAATCAAATTGGGTTTATTACAAGAATTCAAGGTTGGTTTAGCATTTGGTATGCAACAATGTAATCATCTGATTAATGAAGTAAAGGAGAAAATTTATCTGCTTAActtaatagatatagaaaaagcatCTGGTAAAAGTCAACAATCAattaagattagaaataaacctcctaacaaagtaaaaatagatgggaactttttttcctttttttaaaaaattgctttacgatgttgtgttagtttctgctgtacaatgaagtgaatcagctatatctatacctataacCACTCCCTCtgggccctccctcccacctccccccatcccacccatctaggtcatcacagagcactgaccTGAGCTTCCTGTGTTTTATAGCATGGAAGGGAACTTTCTTAATGTGATAAATACTATCCCCAATAAAAGAAGCAACCTACAGCAAATATCATACTACATGGTGAAATACTGATAACTTACTCCCCAACAttgaaagtgaaacaaaaatattcactatTAGTATGCTTATTAACTATTATACTAGTGGTCCTagccagtgaaataagtcaagagaaagaaataaaaaaaacaaaggattgggaaagaagaaacaaaacggTCATTATTTACAGAACACCTGATTGTGTaggtagaaaatttaaaagaacccAAGGCAAACTGGAATTAATAAGTACACAAAAATCCAACATATCAATATTTGTCTATACCAGCAATTAGAAAATAAGTTATAAGAGCAGTTTTGAAAACCAAACATGTAGTAATAACtctaataaaatatgtgtaaaaaaaCATTCTTTAGAGAAATTAAGGTAGACCCAAGTAAATGGAGGAATATGCCACATTCATGCATGGGTTAGACAATCCAACATTATAAAGATGTAAAgttgatttatagattcaacgCAATCTGT
Protein-coding regions in this window:
- the LOC136133607 gene encoding LOW QUALITY PROTEIN: olfactory receptor 2A5-like (The sequence of the model RefSeq protein was modified relative to this genomic sequence to represent the inferred CDS: substituted 1 base at 1 genomic stop codon); this encodes MRMPPGQNQSWVSEFILLGFSSDPTTNRILFIAFLLLYLSSVLGNGLIVTLICLDMHLHTPMYFFLCILSLLDMGSVTTTMPQMLTHLLAQSQTISFAGCWLQMYMFGALGLTESIFFVVMAYDRYVAICYPPRYAVILSWGLCTWLSAGTWACGFFFSVIHTFFTMRLPYCGPNMVNHYFCEGPXVRSLACMDTNLIAMVDLVISVFMIVAPLSLIVASYIRIAQAILKIKSMQPRCKAFSICASHLTVVTFFYAPATYIYIRPNSRYSPEQDKQISLFYNVFTVLLNPVVYILRNKDIKRAFLKVMQSSRLAW